GGGCTCGGCTGCGGCACCGAGGTCGAGACCCGCACCGTGCTCTGTACCGGCGTCAGCGTGTGCCCGGGCCTCGTGGTCGACCAAGACGTCTACCCGGGCTGCGGCTTCCGCGTGAACGGGAGCACGTTCGACATCCAGTGCGCGTGCGCCAAAGACCTCTGCCCCCTCGGCACGCCTCGCACCTGCACCGACGCCAAGAAACTCCTCGACCAGCAAAATCGCCTGCTCGTGTGCGCCCAGGCCAACGAGGGACGGTGCATCTCCACGTCGTCCTCGACGAAGCCCACGCCTTCGAGCACGAACAACCGCGGCTGCGACCCGCAGTGCATGGTCGAGTGCGCGCGCACGGGCGCGAGCAACTGCTCGTTCGTCTGCGGCTGCTGACGCGACGGGCCTCTTCGCCGCTACTTCTTGGCCTTCGGTTTGGCGACCGGCGGCATCGATACGGGGGGGCGATCGGCCGAGCCCGCCGGGCCCATGAGAGCGCCCATGCCACCCTTGAGGAAGGTCATCACGTCGATCTGCTGGTAGCCTTCGGGGACCTGGAAGTCCCCGTCAGGAATGGACTTTTTCTCGATCTTGGTGACCTCGATGCGGCCCGACTCGGCGCCCTTCTCGAAGGCGACCACGCGGAGCGGGAAGTGTTTTCCGTCGAGGAGCTCGGCGGTGAGCGCGAGGTCGTCCGGGAGGGCCTTGGTCGGCACCTTGAGCCAGCTCGCGCTCTCCTCGGCCATGCACACGAGGGCGCGGTCGTTCCCTTCGGTGACCTCCCACTCGTCGCACGCGATGCCCGCCACGGTGTCCTTCTTGCCGGTGCGCTTCACGGCGGCCTTCGAGGGGGCCATGCCGGGTGCGCCCGCGTGAGGCACGGCCTTCTTGAGCTCGTCTCCGGCAGCGTCGAAGTCGACCGTGTAGGCCATCTTGGACGTCTCCATGGCGAAGAAGCCCTTCTTGTCGCTCGCGCGGAATACGGCCCACGCTCGCGCGCCGAGCTTCTCGTCTTTGGCGAGCACAGCTTTCGGCACCTCGATGCGGAGCGAGTCCTTCTTGAGGGTGCAGTCGAAGTCGACGGGGCCGCTCTCGGCCTTCTTCCCCGCGACGTGGACGCTGATGGTGCCCTCGAACGAGCCGCCGAGCGGCGACGCCACCTTGGCCTCGCCCACCGGATCGGTCGCGGCGTCCTTCTTGGAGCAGCCGAAGAGGCCCGAGGAGATCGTGCAGATCGAGAGCACCCCGACGAGCTGGATGGTTCGCATGACTACGCTCCCTTTTCCTTGGCCCACGAGTCCTTGAGGCCGATCGTACGGTTCCACACCGGCGCCCCGTCCTTGGAGTCGCGGTCTTTGCAGAAGTACCCGACGCGCTCGAGCTGC
The sequence above is a segment of the Myxococcales bacterium genome. Coding sequences within it:
- a CDS encoding DUF4412 domain-containing protein, which produces MRTIQLVGVLSICTISSGLFGCSKKDAATDPVGEAKVASPLGGSFEGTISVHVAGKKAESGPVDFDCTLKKDSLRIEVPKAVLAKDEKLGARAWAVFRASDKKGFFAMETSKMAYTVDFDAAGDELKKAVPHAGAPGMAPSKAAVKRTGKKDTVAGIACDEWEVTEGNDRALVCMAEESASWLKVPTKALPDDLALTAELLDGKHFPLRVVAFEKGAESGRIEVTKIEKKSIPDGDFQVPEGYQQIDVMTFLKGGMGALMGPAGSADRPPVSMPPVAKPKAKK